The Enterobacter kobei genome has a segment encoding these proteins:
- a CDS encoding Cro/CI family transcriptional regulator, protein MKKTKAIELAGSKAKLARLLKVSKGAVSQWGDDIPELRALQLEKILEKKTTARQKA, encoded by the coding sequence ATGAAAAAGACAAAGGCCATAGAGCTAGCTGGCAGCAAAGCTAAATTAGCCAGATTACTAAAGGTTTCTAAGGGGGCTGTGTCCCAGTGGGGGGATGATATCCCCGAGCTGCGAGCACTCCAGCTTGAGAAAATTTTAGAAAAGAAAACGACAGCCAGACAAAAGGCGTAA